One genomic region from Halorussus rarus encodes:
- a CDS encoding FxLYD domain-containing protein, with protein sequence MRRRALLGVVGATALAGCGGRLGGDPTDADSPTESQTTDRTTTADPAPRLELASGELVRSNEGSESELARVTGTVRNVSEETVPEATVTATFEDADGESLDRASANTSDLSPDRTWSFELVYPGTGEDARAVADYSLAVETGD encoded by the coding sequence ATGCGACGCCGCGCCCTCCTCGGCGTCGTCGGCGCGACCGCCCTCGCCGGCTGCGGCGGTCGCCTCGGCGGCGACCCGACGGACGCAGACTCCCCGACCGAATCGCAGACGACCGACCGAACCACCACCGCCGACCCCGCGCCCCGGCTCGAACTGGCGAGCGGCGAGCTCGTCCGGTCGAACGAGGGGTCCGAGAGCGAACTGGCCCGGGTGACCGGGACCGTCCGCAACGTCTCCGAGGAGACGGTCCCGGAGGCGACGGTGACCGCGACGTTCGAGGACGCCGACGGCGAATCGCTCGACCGGGCGAGCGCGAACACCTCGGACCTCTCGCCCGACCGAACGTGGTCGTTCGAGCTCGTCTACCCCGGCACCGGCGAGGACGCCCGCGCCGTCGCGGACTACTCGCTCGCGGTCGAGACGGGCGACTGA
- a CDS encoding NUDIX hydrolase: MTDERTSGERPADEQPTDDPLAWDLLDSEVAYSCPGFDVRREQVRLPDGTETDFDYLAEPESVVILPFTPDGDVVVIEEWRQPVRRVNRSLPVGGTEPDDEDLAAAARRELREETGHEADSVKLLTSIEPANGVANSVLHFFVARGCTPTAEQQLDHDESIRVDTATFEALRDHVASREIRDGRTTLGVLYYEAFAD, translated from the coding sequence ATGACCGACGAACGCACGTCAGGGGAGCGACCCGCCGACGAGCAGCCGACCGACGACCCGCTCGCGTGGGACCTGCTCGACTCGGAAGTCGCCTACTCCTGTCCGGGCTTCGACGTCCGGCGCGAGCAGGTCCGACTGCCCGACGGCACCGAGACCGACTTCGACTACCTCGCCGAGCCCGAGAGCGTCGTGATCCTCCCGTTCACGCCCGACGGCGACGTGGTCGTCATCGAGGAGTGGCGCCAGCCCGTCCGGCGGGTCAACCGGAGCCTGCCGGTCGGCGGGACCGAGCCCGACGACGAGGACCTCGCCGCCGCGGCCCGCCGGGAACTCCGCGAGGAGACCGGCCACGAGGCCGACAGCGTCAAGCTGCTCACCAGCATCGAGCCCGCCAACGGCGTGGCGAACTCGGTCCTGCACTTCTTCGTCGCCCGCGGCTGCACCCCGACCGCCGAGCAGCAGCTCGACCACGACGAGTCCATCCGGGTCGACACCGCGACGTTCGAGGCGCTGCGCGACCACGTCGCGAGCCGGGAGATCCGCGACGGCCGGACGACGCTGGGCGTGCTCTACTACGAGGCGTTCGCCGACTGA
- a CDS encoding nucleoside phosphorylase produces the protein MAKQPHLLVEEGDVNDIALIPGDPGRVDRIANLCDDSAVVAENREYKVVNASYEGTDLTVCSTGIGCPSAAIAVEELHEVGVETVIRVGTTGALQEGIEIGDMVVATGAAKNEGTSKRYESVEYPAVPDYGVLSALVDSAEANDEDVHVGPIASDDAFYAETDEYVEDWEAANILSVEMEAAAVFSLTRRRDMRAGAICTVDGNLVEGTQKGETEDDELPEKAKDNVERAIRISLDAVVDLAA, from the coding sequence ATGGCGAAACAACCCCATCTCCTCGTCGAGGAGGGCGACGTGAACGACATCGCGCTCATCCCCGGCGACCCTGGCCGGGTCGACCGCATCGCGAACCTCTGCGACGACTCGGCGGTCGTCGCGGAGAACCGCGAGTACAAGGTCGTCAACGCCAGTTACGAGGGGACCGACCTCACCGTCTGCTCGACCGGCATCGGCTGTCCCTCGGCGGCCATCGCGGTCGAGGAACTCCACGAGGTCGGCGTCGAGACCGTCATCCGGGTCGGGACGACCGGCGCGCTCCAGGAGGGCATCGAGATCGGCGACATGGTGGTCGCCACCGGCGCGGCCAAGAACGAGGGGACCAGCAAGCGCTACGAGTCGGTCGAGTACCCCGCGGTGCCCGACTACGGCGTCCTGTCCGCGCTGGTCGACTCCGCGGAAGCGAACGACGAGGACGTCCACGTCGGTCCCATCGCGAGCGACGACGCCTTCTACGCCGAGACCGACGAGTACGTCGAGGACTGGGAGGCGGCCAACATCCTCTCGGTCGAGATGGAGGCCGCCGCGGTGTTCTCGCTGACCCGGCGCCGCGACATGCGGGCCGGCGCCATCTGCACCGTCGACGGCAACCTCGTCGAAGGGACCCAGAAGGGCGAGACCGAGGACGACGAACTCCCCGAGAAGGCCAAGGACAACGTCGAGCGCGCCATCCGCATCTCGCTCGACGCCGTGGTCGACCTCGCGGCGTAG
- a CDS encoding alkaline phosphatase PhoX — protein sequence MRKGYDRRDAVALLTTLALGSRASATAAAAREDGDGDRNGGDGDGPGGRDGAQTGPTLNRLATTVLGAEITGLFLTTDGELFFNVQHPDPDNVLPYDEGTVGALVGARIDDLPSDFESVQVPDTRIEHERVRTAAGTYQPLMNGGDQVPNSGDEFGVVYSAAGEPMTDGMWPDFNGFVRDGPSAGYLFTNWERSPGLVSRLRVERRGRPGAAAWQVTDAMNVDFRPVEGTWTNCFGTVSPWGTPLTSEEYEPPADVWYDPEQETYGNGDGRMAEYLGYWGNPYRYGYIVEITEPKSDDPTPDKRFAMGRFSHENSVVMPDRRTAYMSDDGTGTVLFKFVADEAGDLSSGTLYAARAKPGRGNDPANVAFDIEWVELAHGDEDEIESWIAEYDGQEESTDANYITEQEVRRWANGDAADDRVAFLESRKAAGAKGATDEFRKMEGITVKFPQAGAAEPGDYVYVAMSEVNETMADGEGTIRLQGNDYGAVYRMELDESFDVSRMEPVVTGGPNANICGGCPYDARPDSASTVCRSCAFNPTHDEESEGPAESGGAAGSTEGTGAALLGTAPMQGQVDPENAVANPDNLLVTSDDRVIIGEDSEFHENNMIWLYDPGDGERTGDGGS from the coding sequence ATGCGCAAGGGCTACGACCGGCGCGACGCGGTGGCGCTCCTGACGACGCTGGCGCTGGGGAGTCGGGCGAGCGCGACCGCGGCCGCGGCACGAGAGGACGGCGACGGCGACCGAAACGGCGGCGACGGGGACGGACCGGGAGGACGAGACGGCGCCCAGACCGGCCCCACGCTGAATCGGCTGGCGACGACGGTCCTCGGGGCCGAGATAACCGGCCTGTTCCTCACCACCGACGGCGAACTGTTCTTCAACGTCCAGCACCCCGACCCGGACAACGTGCTGCCCTACGACGAGGGCACCGTCGGCGCGCTCGTCGGGGCCCGCATCGACGACCTCCCCTCGGACTTCGAGAGTGTGCAGGTGCCCGACACCCGGATCGAGCACGAGCGGGTCCGGACCGCGGCCGGCACCTACCAGCCGCTGATGAACGGCGGCGACCAGGTGCCCAACTCCGGCGACGAGTTCGGCGTGGTCTACTCGGCCGCGGGCGAACCGATGACCGACGGGATGTGGCCCGACTTCAACGGGTTCGTCCGCGACGGCCCCTCGGCGGGCTACCTGTTCACCAACTGGGAGCGCTCGCCAGGCCTGGTGAGCCGGCTCCGCGTCGAGCGGCGGGGTCGGCCGGGAGCCGCCGCCTGGCAGGTCACCGACGCGATGAACGTCGACTTCCGGCCGGTCGAGGGGACCTGGACCAACTGCTTCGGCACCGTCTCGCCGTGGGGGACGCCGCTGACCTCCGAGGAGTACGAGCCGCCCGCCGACGTCTGGTACGACCCCGAGCAGGAGACCTACGGCAACGGCGACGGCCGGATGGCCGAGTACCTCGGCTACTGGGGCAACCCCTACCGCTACGGCTACATCGTCGAGATAACCGAACCGAAGTCCGACGACCCGACGCCCGACAAGCGGTTCGCCATGGGCCGGTTCTCCCACGAGAACTCGGTGGTGATGCCCGACCGGCGGACCGCCTACATGAGCGACGACGGGACCGGCACGGTGCTGTTCAAGTTCGTCGCCGACGAGGCGGGCGACCTCTCGTCGGGCACGCTGTACGCCGCCAGGGCGAAGCCCGGCCGGGGCAACGACCCGGCGAACGTCGCCTTCGACATCGAGTGGGTGGAGCTCGCCCACGGCGACGAGGACGAGATCGAGTCGTGGATCGCCGAGTACGACGGCCAGGAGGAGAGCACGGACGCGAACTACATCACCGAGCAGGAGGTCCGGCGGTGGGCCAACGGCGACGCCGCCGACGACCGGGTGGCCTTCCTCGAGTCCCGGAAGGCGGCGGGCGCAAAGGGCGCGACCGACGAGTTCCGCAAGATGGAGGGGATCACGGTCAAGTTCCCGCAGGCCGGCGCGGCCGAGCCCGGCGACTACGTCTACGTCGCGATGTCGGAGGTCAACGAGACGATGGCCGACGGCGAGGGGACCATCCGGCTGCAGGGCAACGACTACGGCGCGGTCTACCGGATGGAACTCGACGAGAGCTTCGACGTGAGTCGGATGGAGCCGGTCGTCACCGGCGGCCCGAACGCCAACATCTGCGGCGGCTGTCCGTACGACGCGCGGCCCGACTCGGCCAGCACCGTCTGCCGGTCCTGCGCGTTCAATCCGACGCACGACGAGGAGAGCGAGGGCCCGGCCGAGAGCGGCGGCGCGGCCGGGAGCACGGAGGGGACCGGCGCGGCGCTGCTCGGCACCGCGCCGATGCAGGGGCAGGTCGACCCCGAGAACGCCGTCGCCAACCCGGACAATTTACTGGTGACGAGCGACGACCGCGTGATCATCGGCGAGGACAGCGAGTTCCACGAGAACAACATGATCTGGCTCTACGACCCGGGTGACGGGGAGCGGACGGGAGACGGCGGCTCGTAG
- a CDS encoding universal stress protein has product MSDGLRSRYHAALRRVRRFERREVREFRRWIEHTANLIHLSVLLLVPLLIAAVTAVANSLEALPFVLFPPLASGTFTLFAEPEGKYASPTKFVGGLTAGALCGTVAIWVGLHTSMRDPLGASGLLVSPLEAALAVFLTGGVTWALDFEEPSAFSTALLALIAPAFSSPVGFDEFFLQFVVSVFVASTIVAGAFHVWREQFYERRSRLLYQSTKGDDHVLVPMRDEESRSAAMFGARLAAAHDAGKVVLLDVVDESAIEEAERTMEVPTRDADTELVDSAAAAAEGAETEEVQVAEESAQRLETEANRIETRVGVPCQVVVVGDGDDPARTVLKTARETNCDLVVTPYEEERGSLSGFVRGLFRSDVDTIAFRSGSESRERWKRVMVPIRRPGDTAHAMIDFAQRLTGLAGSISVCTCIDRENERRSAETTLANLVETFEGSFETRVSRASIESFLAANDEYYDLIIVGASTDRSAASRFVSPPTFERIHDLECDVAVVHRS; this is encoded by the coding sequence ATGTCGGACGGTCTGCGCTCGCGGTATCACGCCGCGCTCCGGCGCGTGCGCCGGTTCGAGCGGCGCGAGGTGCGGGAGTTCCGCCGGTGGATCGAGCACACCGCCAACCTCATCCACCTCTCGGTGCTGCTGCTGGTCCCGCTGCTCATCGCGGCCGTGACCGCCGTCGCCAACTCGCTCGAGGCGCTGCCGTTCGTCCTGTTCCCGCCGCTGGCGTCGGGCACGTTCACCCTGTTCGCCGAGCCGGAGGGCAAGTACGCCTCGCCGACCAAGTTCGTCGGCGGCCTCACGGCCGGGGCGCTCTGCGGGACCGTCGCCATCTGGGTCGGCCTCCACACGTCGATGCGGGACCCGCTGGGCGCGAGCGGGCTGCTCGTCTCCCCGCTAGAGGCCGCGCTGGCAGTCTTCCTCACCGGCGGCGTGACCTGGGCGCTCGACTTCGAGGAGCCCTCGGCGTTCTCGACCGCGCTGCTCGCGCTCATCGCGCCCGCGTTCAGCAGCCCGGTCGGCTTCGACGAGTTCTTCCTCCAGTTCGTCGTGTCGGTGTTCGTCGCCAGCACCATCGTGGCCGGCGCGTTCCACGTCTGGCGCGAGCAGTTCTACGAGCGCCGGTCGCGGCTCCTCTACCAGTCGACGAAGGGCGACGATCACGTGCTCGTCCCGATGCGCGACGAGGAGAGCCGCAGCGCCGCCATGTTCGGCGCGCGACTCGCCGCGGCCCACGACGCCGGCAAGGTCGTCCTGCTCGACGTGGTCGACGAGTCGGCCATCGAGGAGGCCGAGCGCACCATGGAGGTGCCGACCCGCGACGCCGACACCGAACTCGTCGACTCGGCGGCGGCCGCGGCCGAGGGCGCCGAGACCGAGGAGGTCCAGGTCGCCGAGGAGTCGGCCCAGCGCCTGGAGACCGAGGCCAACCGCATCGAGACCAGGGTCGGCGTCCCCTGCCAGGTGGTCGTGGTCGGCGACGGAGACGACCCCGCCCGCACGGTGCTCAAGACCGCCCGCGAGACGAACTGCGACCTCGTGGTCACGCCGTACGAGGAGGAGCGCGGCAGCCTGTCGGGGTTCGTCCGGGGGCTGTTCCGGAGCGACGTCGACACGATCGCGTTCCGGTCGGGCAGCGAGTCGCGCGAGCGCTGGAAGCGGGTGATGGTCCCGATCCGACGCCCCGGCGACACCGCCCACGCCATGATCGACTTCGCCCAGCGGCTCACCGGCCTCGCCGGGTCCATCAGCGTCTGCACCTGCATCGACCGCGAGAACGAGCGCCGGTCGGCCGAGACGACGCTGGCGAACCTGGTCGAGACGTTCGAGGGGTCGTTCGAGACCCGGGTGTCGCGGGCGTCCATCGAGTCGTTCCTCGCGGCCAACGACGAGTACTACGATCTGATCATCGTGGGCGCGAGCACCGACCGGTCGGCCGCCTCGCGGTTCGTCTCGCCGCCGACGTTCGAGCGCATCCACGACCTCGAGTGCGACGTGGCGGTCGTCCACCGGAGCTGA
- a CDS encoding DUF63 family protein — protein MVLPEGFALPPLPYLVGLLAAVGLVGAALVRTDPAVSDRTVLALAPWVVVGSSLHVLFVLGWVPAAVEPLLGTPAVYFSTFAVAGVVWLAAMGSGAAPERPLAAAGTLAALAAVGYALARGAPDGLRLFWPLVGLVVATVLAAALWAATRRTYPGVTAATGAVGALALFGHALDAVSTAVGVDLLGFGERTPISRAVLDLAASLPTAETLGVGWLFVLVKLVIAEVVVVLFADFVREDPRQGFLLLGAVAAVGLGPGAHNLILFVVAG, from the coding sequence ATGGTGCTTCCAGAGGGGTTCGCGCTCCCGCCGCTGCCGTACCTGGTCGGCCTGCTCGCCGCGGTAGGGCTGGTCGGGGCGGCGCTGGTCCGGACCGACCCGGCCGTCTCCGACCGGACGGTCCTGGCGCTCGCGCCGTGGGTGGTCGTCGGGTCGAGCCTCCACGTGCTGTTCGTGCTCGGCTGGGTCCCCGCGGCGGTCGAGCCGCTGCTCGGCACGCCCGCGGTCTACTTCTCGACGTTCGCCGTCGCCGGCGTCGTCTGGCTCGCGGCGATGGGCTCGGGCGCGGCCCCGGAGCGTCCGCTGGCCGCGGCCGGGACGCTGGCTGCGCTCGCTGCGGTCGGCTACGCGCTCGCCCGCGGCGCGCCGGACGGCCTCAGGCTGTTCTGGCCGCTGGTCGGCCTGGTCGTCGCGACGGTGCTGGCCGCGGCGCTCTGGGCCGCGACCCGACGGACCTACCCCGGCGTGACCGCCGCGACCGGTGCGGTCGGCGCGCTGGCGCTGTTCGGCCACGCGCTCGACGCGGTCTCGACCGCGGTTGGCGTCGACCTGCTCGGGTTCGGCGAGCGGACCCCGATCTCGCGGGCGGTGCTCGACCTGGCGGCGTCGCTGCCGACCGCCGAGACCCTCGGCGTCGGCTGGCTGTTCGTGCTCGTGAAGCTCGTCATCGCCGAGGTCGTGGTGGTGCTGTTCGCCGACTTCGTCCGGGAGGACCCCCGGCAGGGGTTCCTGCTGCTCGGGGCCGTGGCCGCGGTCGGCCTCGGCCCGGGCGCGCACAATCTGATACTCTTCGTCGTGGCGGGGTAG
- a CDS encoding DUF7553 family protein codes for MASIPPILDIRDDLRRAREAADADVRDDFETVRDRLDAFGERDLADREGVVDEIDNELLRVEELLDDDEASRAIQSARNRIHIYRESREQTAEDFAVVDSSVDESDEPAADGVLPVGEVTLSVTVANTGDDAEVVPVAAFYDEHGDEVESVRGPAFDLPAGVEERIHVDVEVPSEASRYAVSVVEAGV; via the coding sequence GTGGCTTCGATACCACCGATACTCGACATCCGAGACGACCTGCGGCGCGCCCGCGAGGCGGCCGACGCGGACGTGCGCGACGACTTCGAGACGGTGCGCGACCGGCTCGACGCGTTCGGCGAACGCGACCTGGCCGACCGCGAGGGCGTCGTCGACGAGATCGACAACGAACTGCTCCGGGTCGAGGAGCTGCTTGACGACGACGAGGCGTCGCGGGCGATCCAGTCGGCGCGAAACCGCATCCACATCTACCGGGAGAGCCGCGAGCAGACCGCCGAGGACTTCGCGGTCGTCGACTCGTCGGTCGACGAGTCCGACGAACCGGCCGCCGACGGGGTGCTCCCGGTCGGCGAGGTGACGCTGTCCGTGACCGTGGCCAACACCGGCGACGACGCCGAGGTCGTCCCCGTCGCCGCGTTCTACGACGAGCACGGCGACGAGGTCGAGTCGGTCCGGGGGCCGGCGTTCGACCTCCCGGCGGGCGTCGAGGAGCGCATCCACGTCGACGTTGAGGTGCCGAGCGAGGCCAGCCGCTACGCGGTGTCGGTCGTCGAAGCGGGCGTCTGA
- the tgtA gene encoding tRNA guanosine(15) transglycosylase TgtA yields MRDHFEVRDHDGLGRIGELSVPRAGVTVETPALLPVVNPHVRTVEPSRLAAEFGAEILITNSYIFYGSEDYREAALDRGLHDVLGFDGAIMTDSGSFQLAEYGEIDVTTPEILEFQRDVGSDIGTPVDIPTPPDVPRERAAEELATTQERLEVAEGVDVGEMLVNAPVQGSTYPDLREEAGRHAEATDLDVFPVGAVVPLMNDYRYADMVDVVAAAKRGLGADAPVHLFGAGHPMMFALAVAMGCDLFDSAAYALYARDDRYLTVRGTEQLDDLDYFPCSCPVCTDHAPAELRTLGDREREELLAEHNLHVTFREMRTVKQALRSGNLLELVETRARAHPAMLDGYRALGDHAAQLEREDRTSKGAFFYLSGESARRPEVVRHHDRLARLDPSGSVLLTEGGPSDRYDESWRVVAPFGPFPRDLSETYPLTAEVPERMDAEGYRSAAEGVARLDEANPDTEFTLAHRGWPAHALSLVPERVETVDISES; encoded by the coding sequence ATGAGGGACCACTTCGAGGTACGCGACCACGACGGGCTGGGTCGCATCGGGGAGCTCTCGGTGCCCCGGGCCGGCGTCACCGTCGAGACGCCCGCGCTCCTGCCCGTCGTCAACCCCCACGTCCGGACCGTCGAGCCGTCGCGGCTCGCCGCGGAGTTCGGCGCCGAGATACTCATCACCAACTCCTACATCTTCTACGGGAGCGAGGACTACCGCGAGGCGGCGCTCGACCGGGGGCTCCACGACGTGCTCGGGTTCGACGGCGCCATCATGACCGACTCGGGGTCGTTCCAGCTCGCCGAGTACGGCGAGATCGACGTGACCACGCCCGAGATTCTCGAGTTCCAGCGCGACGTCGGGAGCGACATCGGGACGCCGGTCGACATCCCGACGCCGCCGGACGTCCCGCGCGAGCGGGCCGCGGAGGAGCTGGCGACCACGCAGGAGCGGCTCGAAGTCGCCGAAGGCGTCGACGTGGGCGAGATGCTGGTGAACGCGCCGGTCCAGGGGTCGACCTACCCCGACCTGCGGGAGGAGGCGGGCCGCCACGCCGAGGCCACCGACCTCGACGTGTTCCCGGTCGGCGCGGTGGTCCCGCTGATGAACGACTACCGGTACGCCGACATGGTCGACGTGGTGGCGGCGGCCAAGCGCGGGCTGGGCGCCGACGCGCCGGTCCACCTGTTCGGCGCGGGCCACCCCATGATGTTCGCCCTCGCGGTCGCGATGGGCTGCGACCTGTTCGACTCGGCGGCCTACGCGCTGTACGCCCGCGACGACCGCTACCTGACCGTCAGGGGCACCGAACAGCTCGACGACCTCGACTACTTCCCCTGCTCGTGTCCGGTCTGTACCGACCACGCGCCGGCGGAGCTCCGGACCCTCGGCGACCGCGAGCGCGAGGAGCTGCTGGCCGAGCACAACCTCCACGTCACCTTCCGGGAGATGCGGACGGTCAAGCAGGCCCTGCGGTCGGGGAACCTGCTCGAACTGGTCGAGACCCGAGCCCGGGCCCATCCCGCGATGCTCGACGGCTACCGCGCGCTGGGCGACCACGCCGCCCAGCTCGAGCGCGAGGACCGGACCTCGAAGGGAGCCTTCTTCTACCTCTCGGGCGAGAGCGCCCGTCGGCCCGAGGTCGTGCGCCACCACGACCGACTGGCCCGGCTGGATCCGTCGGGGTCGGTCCTCCTCACCGAGGGCGGGCCCAGCGACCGCTACGACGAGTCGTGGCGCGTGGTCGCGCCGTTCGGCCCGTTCCCCCGGGACCTCTCGGAGACCTACCCGCTGACCGCCGAGGTCCCCGAGCGCATGGACGCCGAGGGGTACCGGTCGGCCGCCGAGGGGGTCGCCCGGCTCGACGAGGCGAACCCCGACACCGAATTTACGCTGGCCCACCGCGGCTGGCCCGCGCACGCGCTCTCGCTGGTTCCCGAGCGCGTCGAGACGGTAGACATCAGCGAGTCGTAG
- a CDS encoding carbohydrate kinase family protein — MVDVVAAGHVNWDVTLRVDALPTPDGEARIDSQIRSGGGSAANVSVALAGMGFDAGLVGSVGDDETGEFARRGLEAAGVDCSHLLEVPDAETTTKYLIVDERGEVMVLGNEGANEAVGPDDVDPEYVATADHLHLTSQRPDTAAELARIATEAGVGVSFDPGRRLAERDFAEALAYADVVFLNDREARALLDKDLDHPSSELHGRVVVIKHGEDGARVDTPGASFDHPGFDAEAVDTTGAGDAFAAGFLAVLLRDGGGPTEGADYERALEFANACGALAATEEGARTAPTFGDVEAFLDEQF; from the coding sequence ATGGTCGACGTAGTCGCCGCCGGCCACGTCAACTGGGACGTGACCCTCCGCGTGGACGCCCTCCCGACGCCCGACGGCGAGGCCCGCATCGACTCCCAGATCCGGTCCGGCGGGGGCAGCGCCGCCAACGTCTCGGTCGCGCTGGCCGGGATGGGGTTCGACGCCGGTCTGGTCGGCAGCGTCGGCGACGACGAGACCGGGGAGTTCGCCCGGCGGGGGCTCGAGGCCGCCGGCGTCGACTGCTCGCACCTGCTGGAGGTCCCCGACGCCGAGACGACGACGAAGTACCTCATCGTCGACGAGCGCGGCGAGGTGATGGTGCTGGGCAACGAGGGCGCCAACGAGGCCGTGGGGCCCGACGACGTCGACCCCGAGTACGTCGCGACCGCCGACCACCTCCACCTGACCAGCCAGCGACCGGACACCGCCGCGGAACTGGCCCGGATCGCGACCGAGGCCGGCGTCGGCGTGAGCTTCGACCCCGGCCGGCGCCTCGCCGAGCGGGACTTCGCCGAGGCGCTGGCCTACGCCGACGTCGTCTTCCTCAACGACCGCGAGGCCCGCGCGCTGCTCGACAAGGACCTCGACCACCCCTCCTCGGAGCTCCACGGCCGTGTCGTCGTCATCAAGCACGGCGAGGACGGCGCCCGGGTCGACACGCCCGGGGCCTCCTTCGACCACCCGGGCTTCGACGCCGAGGCGGTCGACACCACGGGCGCTGGCGACGCCTTCGCCGCGGGATTTCTCGCGGTGCTGCTCCGGGACGGCGGGGGTCCGACCGAAGGAGCCGACTACGAGCGCGCCCTGGAGTTCGCCAACGCCTGCGGCGCGCTCGCGGCGACGGAGGAGGGCGCCCGGACCGCCCCGACGTTCGGCGATGTCGAGGCGTTCCTCGACGAGCAGTTCTGA
- a CDS encoding SPW repeat protein — MSETARSDDDIGGYVSAATALLGGWIVVGAFVFAPIPVADFWNDIVVGAAVGLIAGYNAFRADDPEGINTGAASLVALLGLWMVVAPFVFETTGAASFWSDVISGALVAVLAGYNAYRSRGVDRRAPTADAETR, encoded by the coding sequence ATGAGCGAAACGGCACGGAGCGACGACGACATCGGGGGATACGTGTCGGCGGCGACGGCCCTGCTCGGCGGCTGGATCGTGGTCGGAGCGTTCGTCTTCGCACCGATACCCGTGGCCGACTTCTGGAACGACATCGTGGTCGGCGCCGCCGTCGGCCTCATCGCCGGCTACAACGCGTTCCGGGCCGACGACCCGGAGGGCATCAACACCGGCGCCGCGTCGCTGGTCGCGCTGCTCGGCCTCTGGATGGTCGTCGCGCCGTTCGTCTTCGAGACGACCGGCGCGGCCTCGTTCTGGAGCGACGTGATAAGCGGCGCGCTGGTCGCCGTCCTCGCCGGCTACAACGCGTACCGGTCCCGGGGCGTCGATCGCCGCGCGCCGACCGCCGACGCCGAGACCCGGTAG
- a CDS encoding FAD-binding oxidoreductase — MVAPIREHQSQHDAIADLPLITESARVTDVTRMDRNRRSEVTAAVARWLEERGVAHEYGPVEGPDDCRRLSARLGRDGRPAVARRVATLAERIERPEPMLTRVRFRTEADVDFLAGQYVGLRYGGTSRAYSLASSPTEDELEICVRRMPGGRLSPRLCDELTVGDELTIRGPYGELVLQDHSPRDMVFLATGTGVAPFKSMIDRVFETGRDEHAGGRRDVWLFLGAGWEDDLPYREAFRELDRTRENFHFVPCLSREPVLSEWDGETDYVQHALLKHADSAAVTAGTGERLERWLRARPRSGVEARIDPANAEVYACGINAMVHGLVEAVERLGVPESRIESEGFG, encoded by the coding sequence ATGGTCGCACCGATACGGGAACACCAGTCCCAGCACGACGCCATCGCTGACCTCCCGCTCATCACCGAGTCCGCGCGCGTCACGGACGTCACCAGGATGGACCGGAACCGGCGGTCGGAGGTCACCGCCGCAGTCGCTCGGTGGCTCGAGGAGCGCGGCGTCGCTCACGAGTACGGCCCGGTCGAGGGCCCCGACGACTGCCGGCGGCTCTCCGCCCGGCTCGGCCGCGACGGCCGTCCGGCGGTCGCCCGGCGCGTCGCGACGCTCGCCGAGCGGATCGAGCGACCTGAGCCGATGCTCACCCGCGTTCGGTTCCGAACGGAGGCGGACGTCGATTTTCTCGCCGGCCAGTACGTCGGACTCCGGTACGGCGGCACGTCACGGGCGTACTCGCTGGCGAGTTCGCCCACCGAGGACGAGCTCGAAATCTGCGTCCGGCGCATGCCGGGCGGGCGCCTCTCCCCGCGACTCTGCGACGAGCTGACCGTCGGCGACGAACTGACGATACGCGGCCCGTACGGCGAGCTGGTCCTCCAGGACCACTCCCCGCGGGACATGGTGTTCCTCGCCACCGGGACGGGAGTCGCACCGTTCAAGAGCATGATAGACCGCGTCTTCGAGACCGGCCGTGACGAGCACGCGGGCGGCAGACGGGACGTCTGGCTGTTCCTCGGGGCGGGCTGGGAGGACGACCTCCCGTACCGGGAGGCGTTCCGTGAACTCGACCGAACTCGAGAGAACTTCCACTTCGTGCCGTGTCTGAGCCGCGAGCCCGTCCTCTCGGAGTGGGACGGCGAGACGGACTACGTCCAGCACGCGCTGCTCAAGCACGCCGACTCCGCGGCCGTGACCGCCGGAACGGGCGAGCGACTCGAGCGCTGGCTGCGGGCGCGTCCGCGGTCCGGCGTCGAGGCCCGCATCGACCCGGCGAACGCCGAGGTGTACGCGTGCGGCATCAACGCGATGGTCCACGGCCTCGTCGAGGCCGTCGAGCGGCTCGGCGTTCCGGAGTCCCGAATCGAATCCGAAGGGTTCGGATAA